Part of the Paramisgurnus dabryanus chromosome 21, PD_genome_1.1, whole genome shotgun sequence genome, actaaagtcacgtgactgcagtgacggggctgacgtgttatctggtcgaccccagctgtttttgttttttgtgcgCCCAGTCTTCATTTACAATCTGAGAGAGACGCACGCTgtaaaactttgcaaacatgtctgagaaTAACACATCATccacgtcactgcagtcacgagATTTTAGTCTCGCGTAtgtgcttcacaacagacgcggaagagaagacaatgatgaataaagtcataattattgctatttttggaccaaaatgtatttttgatgcttcaatacattctaactgacccactgatgtcacatagACTACTTTGCTGATGTTTTTAaaacctttctggacatggactgTATACTctacgtagattttcaatgaagggtcaacaagctctcagactaaatataaaacatcttaaactgtgttctgaagatgaacggaggtcttacgagttttggaatgacatgatgatgagtcattaatgacattattttcatttttgggtgaactatccctttaatgctttccagaaaatgttcttctttaaatatataaacatacaatatatcaaatgaaagaacagaccgtctgttttttaaacaaaaaacatttcatcctacctttataaGTTCCCTTGTTgggtttttgtgaaggacttttaatagagatcagatttagagtGATCTTCAAAACATACAAGGAGTTGAACATGTTTGCCCTAAGTAAATACTTCCAGGTGTTATACATTGTGTAAGAGCGCCATCTGGgggataatagtggaaatacggattgccgtaaaaactcttCATTGACAGGGAAGCGTtatctcttaattgatgagttaactcatcaatggcggggaaagagttaaaaaagaGGAAGGGTCTTCTCGATAGTTCCGTTGTTCAAGATTATAATCACTCCCAATCCTTTTTTCTCAAAGTAATCTTGTTTAAGAGAGATCCACACTTGCCATCTTCTACAACTGTTAATAATTAGATATAACCTTAAGATGAAACACTTAAACCATctaagtcagcaaaaaatgcaTGATTTATATCACTGAATCAtcattaaatatctttgtttgTCTGTCAGTCATCCTAACAGATGAGGAAGTTCAGAGGAAGAAGGATCTCATCCTGAAGAGAAAGGAGGAGGAGGCGCAACGGGAGGCTCGGAAGCCTCGTCTGAATGAGGAGCAGATGCAGATCATAAACTCTCTGGTGGAGGCGCATCACAAGACTTACGACGACTCGTACTCTGATTTTGTGCGCTTTAGGGTGAGCGATGCTAAAAAACTGATAGCGTGATCTGTATTATTATTGCTGTGTGTTACCCTCGTATTTATTAATCattaagaaaatttaaaaagtaaGAGAGTAAACTCTGCTACTGTCCTGTGGGAACTGTCCTCTACTGTTGTATGTAAAATCTAGTTGGTTTTCTTGAGGCTTTCAAAGCCAGGGTTAAGATTTGTTTAATGAGTGTTCATATCTGGCTGATTTGGTAAACATCCTGTGGTGTTAATCCAGAATGtcttttaaagggcacctattatgcaaaatccacttttacaaggtgtttggacatacatgtgtgttggcagtgtgtgaacacaaccacctaCATTGGAAGTTTTTCctcattaaaggattagtcgatttaaaaaacaaattcagataatttactccccaccatgtcatacaaaatgttgatgtctttctttgttcagtaagaagaaattatgttttttgaggaaaacattccaggatttttctcattttaatggactttaatggaccccaacacttaacagtttttatacagtttaaaattaaagtttcaaaGGATTcgaaatgatcccaaacgaggcataagggtgtTATCTGgccaaacgattgtcatttttggcaaaaaaagcacttttaatCCACAACTTCTCACCTTCCTCCCTTCGTGTGatgtgccagcgcgacctcacgttatacgtcatcacgtcaagaggtcacagatgatTTATGTGAAACttcgccccagtgtttacaagtgtggagaaacaggaccgttctgacgttgttgttTATTCTTTAGAATGTTCCACGTCATTACGctattacgtgaggtcgtgctggcttgtcacacagccggaggaagaagagatgttgtggtttaaaagtgcatattattatttttcttgccaaaaatgacaatcgtttctctagataagacccttatgcctcatttgggattgtttagagtcctttgaaactgcaatattaaactgcattacaactgttaagtgttggggtccattaaagtccattaaaatgagaaaaatcctggaattttttactcaaaaaacataattatctggatttttttaagaaaatggactaatcctttgaATCAAAGCTAGATTTCATTAgaaatgctgttttgattcttttAGCAATGTGATTTCACACTGACAAAGCTCCGCCcacggccactgactgactggttaacttTACTCAAAAGCTTTTCTGCAGCGCTAATGCAGCTAAATATGCCATtttctcagactgtattcacataaatcagatctatttttaaccaaaagcactcactgtctgttggtaagggagggaggagctgtagctcatttgcattacaGACACAGCATGCTTTTGCGTGCTATAACACATGatatgtggggtattttgagctaaaacttcacagacacattctaagcacacctgagacttatattacatcttgtaaaaataggcATAATAGGGGTCCTTTAATAAGAAGAGCTGTTTGTTTGTGATGTCAGAGATGTTTAATGGTCTGTATGTTTGTGTTTAGCCTCCGGTTAGAGAAGGTCCCGTCACCCGCAGTGCCAGTCGTGCTGCATCTCTTCACTCGCTGTCAGATGCTTCATCAGATTCATTCAACCATTCACCAGGTAACGCACATGTACATCAACACATACACTACATGAACATGCACACAAATTCTGGTCATGCTCTACATGTTTGTAAGCAAACCTCATTGAGCTGAGGCATGAAGATGCAAATTTACAAACaatttacatttctttttttgtattttattggTGGTTGTGTGTTGTTTTATGAAGGTTTTactggtctctctctctctctctgcagagTCTGTTGACACGAAGCTAAATTTTAGCAGTCTTTTAATGATGTATCAGGAGAACGGTGGAAGTCCAGACTCTGGTGAGGACGACCCCGCTCGTCTGTCCATGTTGCCTCACCTGGCTGATCTGGTGAGCTACAGCATTCAGAAAGTCATTGGATTCGCCAAGATGATCCCTGGATTCAGGTGACGCTCCACATCTCCTCATTTCCTCTCTTGAAAAATCACTTGCACATCATTAGATCGTTCCAGTATTAAATCCATGACCTTTGCGCTGCTAGCACACAACGCTCTACCAATTAAGCTACAGGAGCACATCATGAGCCAATAACATGTATTCAGTAATGACTTTTCTAGGAGCTTAAAAATGGGATGTTTGTCGTCTAGGAAACGGCGAGATGGTTTAGTACGTCGTGTTCCTCAagcttgtttgtttgtgtgtctcAGGGACCTTACGGCAGAAGATCAGATCGCTCTTTTGAAGTCCAGTGCTATTGAGATCATCATGTTGAGATCCAATCAGTCCTTCAGTCTGGAGGATATGAGCTGGAGCTGTGGAGGACCGGACTTTAAATACTGCATCAATGATGTCACCAAAGGTAACATACAGGAGTCTGTTGGAGAAGATGactaactgtgcgttcacaccagacgcgaataAAGCAAATAAATTGCGCAATtgtgtagttggacgcttgaataTTTTGAGTTAACTCACGTAATTCATGCGCGAAATTCATGTCATTCGCGCATGAAATTGTCCTTCATTCACGCACGAAATTGCTCATCATTCGCGTGTGAAATTGCGCGTCATACACCCATGAAATTGCACTAAATAAGACAATTTGCCAGCTTTAGCTAGCTGGTAGTCTCTATATCTTTTTATcaatctatctatatatctatttACAAAAAGTTACCAAACTTACCAAAAGTATGAAGATTCAGTGACATACAGTGCCGATgattttgtcctccattgttgttttatatgggtgggcaaaaaaaatttttccaATTAATCGTGGGTTTTTTTaggtggtcgattaaaaatcgattctcaaaggccacaaatcgatattttttttatgaaataactTAATCCTGTTTGATGAAGAAATGTGACTGTTCTGATTTTTTCAGCATATATTTTTCATCTTTcatcaaaattgtattgtatttaatataattgtatgcgtttgaaaattagagatgggttctgttttaatgtacccaagtgtacctaaaataaaagagtttaatatacaggtttgtggcTCCTTAtgtcttattttattaaatacccacttgtaaactgctgttcactgttcttttttataaatattgtatttgtattaaatctatattcattgagctgaattgagaatcgagtataaaaaccgacccgagaatcggaatcgaaaatCGAACCCAGAATCAAAACCGGATCGACTTGGCAGCCAGCAATTCGAAATCGAATCAATCTGGAACTTCTAAaccgatacccagccctaataaaaATCGTTCCGAGAACTGTAATCGAAATTCAAACAAAAAATCGGAATCGGATCGATTCAATAGCTTGTGAATTTCCCAGATAAAATGCAACTGCAGGAcgtttattcaattcaattttatttatatagcgttAATTGTTAAAGTTTATGATTAAACAACTGAAAGAGATcataaaaatgtgtgtttgtgtagcgGGTCACACTGTGGAGCTGTTGGAGCCGCTGGTGAAGTTTCAAGTGGGTCTGAAGAAACTCAATCTTCATGAAGAAGAACATGTGCTCCTCATGGCCATCTGCCTCCTCTCACCAGGTCTGTAGGTTTCACATTATTGATTGCTGTTACTCAGACAGGGTGAAGCTTTAATGATCTAAAAGTAAGTACTGATGAATATTTGACTTTGTCCTGTAGATCGTCCGGGCGTTCAGGACCACGCACGCATTGAAAGTCTGCAGGATCGTCTGTGCGACGTTCTGCAGGCTTACATCCGGATCAATCACTCCGGCGGCCGTCTCCTGTACGCAAAGATGATCCAGAAACTGGCGGACCTGCGCAGTCTGAACGAGGAGCACTCGAAGCAGTACCGCTCGCTCTCCTTTCAGCCTGAACACAGCATGCAGCTCACACCTCTGGTGCTGGAGGTGTTCGGGAGCGAGGTGTCCTAGCATGCGGGAGCCCCCCGGAAAGCTCGGGAAACGACCGCGCACACGCTTGGCACGATAGAGAAGTTTAGTGGAGTGTCGTGATTCATGCTGCGGGGGGCTgtaggttgtgtgtgtgtgtgtgtgtgtg contains:
- the vdra gene encoding vitamin D3 receptor A, with translation MDPMSVSTSVTGQDEFDRNAPRICGVCGDKATGFHFNAMTCEGCKGFFRRSMKRKASFTCPFNGNCTITKDNRRHCQACRLKRCVDIGMMKEFILTDEEVQRKKDLILKRKEEEAQREARKPRLNEEQMQIINSLVEAHHKTYDDSYSDFVRFRPPVREGPVTRSASRAASLHSLSDASSDSFNHSPESVDTKLNFSSLLMMYQENGGSPDSGEDDPARLSMLPHLADLVSYSIQKVIGFAKMIPGFRDLTAEDQIALLKSSAIEIIMLRSNQSFSLEDMSWSCGGPDFKYCINDVTKAGHTVELLEPLVKFQVGLKKLNLHEEEHVLLMAICLLSPDRPGVQDHARIESLQDRLCDVLQAYIRINHSGGRLLYAKMIQKLADLRSLNEEHSKQYRSLSFQPEHSMQLTPLVLEVFGSEVS